A segment of the Eleutherodactylus coqui strain aEleCoq1 chromosome 6, aEleCoq1.hap1, whole genome shotgun sequence genome:
CAGGAGCACATAGAGATCGCCTACCGCGTGCGGCTGGAGCCCTGCGTGCGGGGACTGTGCAGGTAACCGGCGGGAGCCAACCGCTGCGCCACCCGAGCCTCGCTCTCCACCCCTCCCCCTAAACATACACGACCCCTGACCGACCTCGTCGGCTCCCCCATGACCCCGGATCAGTGATTGCAGCGTTTGTTCGGtctgaggccggctgcacacgactgggtcggatccggcaccAGGAGCCCGCAGCGAAATACGCCGAGACCGTGGCTGGTGGACCTGTGACTTCTGTACCCCGGCCAGCGGACCCGTGACTTCTGTACCCCCGCGGACCCGTGACTTCTGTACCCCCGCGGACCCGTGACTTCTGCGCCGCGACCCCCGCGGACCCGTGACTTCTGCGCCGCGACCCCCGCGGACCCGTGACTTCTGCGCCGCGACCCCCGCGGACCCGTGACTTCTGCGCCGCGACCCCCGCGGACCCGTGACTTCTGCGCCGCGACCCCCGCGGACCCGTGACTTCTGCGCCGCGACCCCCGCGGACCCGTGACTTCTGCGCCGCGGACCCGTGACTTCTGCGCCGCGGACCCGTGACTTCTGCGCCGCGGACCCGTGACTTCTGCGCCGCGGACCCGTGACTTCTGCGCCGCGGACCCGTGACTTCTGCGCCGCGGACCCGTGACTTCTGCGCCGCGGACCCGTGACTTCTGCGCCGCGGACCCGTGACTTCTGCGCCGCGGACCCGTGACTTCTGCGCCGCGACCCCCGCGGACCCGTGACTTCTGCGCCGCGGACCCGTGACTTCTGCGCCGCGACCCCCGCGGACCCGTGACTTCTGCGCCGCGGACCCGTGACTTCTGCGCCGCGACCCCCGCGGACCCGTGACTTCTGCGCCGCGGACCCGTGACTTCTGCGCCGCGACCCCCGCGGACCCGTGACTTCTGCGCCGCGGACCCGTGACTTCTGCGCCGCGCCCCCCCGCGGGCCCGTGACTTCTGCGCCGCGGCCGGCGCCCCCCGCGGGCCCGTGACTTCTGCGCCGCGGCAGCTCGCTGTCTGCCATGTGCCGTAGAGATTCTTTTTTTTACGCCGTCGCCAGGCGGTGACGCGGGTACCGCAGCCCATCTGGAATGTCAGTTGCGGGCGCGCTGCGTGTCGGACGGCTTATATTGACTGCGTCCGTGCGGATTCCGCAGAATAATCGAACCTGCTGCGATTTGCCTGCCGCCCCGGATCTGATCGCACACGCCAGTCTATCTGTGTAATACCGCGGGTGACATTCCAGATTCAATCTGGCGGTGTGGGTCTGGCCCACGGGTCATCTGTGTGATACGCTGTTTCCCAGcatgtgggggaggggcagtCTGGTCCGCCCCCTGCGGTATCccgctgtgttaaaggggttgtacccccCCCAATTACCTGTTATCGTATCCACTGGAGACCCATAGAATAGGGGTAATTtgctgattgtgggggtctcaccgccgaGACCCCTGATGATAATCTCGAACGATAAGTGACCTCCGCAATGatggggacccccaccgatcagcgagCTACCCCCTAACCTGTGgaaagggaataacttgcaattttgaTACAAgctctttaaagggggtttccaggctgCGCCTGCTGTCGGTGCCGGGACACGCCAGGGTAGAAGCAGAAGCCAttgctccgactcctgtgtagtggccggtgcttgtaattgcaggcgaaATTCCGAGTGACAGCCGCTACACTGCAGTTGGAGtagcagcttctgctccgacACCGGCATGccccagcactgacagcgggcgcaGCCTGGAAGCCCCCTCTAAGCATCCAGCTCCAATCTTGTGCCTGATCAGTGCGGTTTCTGTTTTCCAGGAGGAACTGTAAAGGGAACCCGAACTGCTTGGTGGGCGTCGGGGAACACGTCTGGCTGGGGGAGATCGATGAGAACAGCTTCCACAACATTGACGATCCCAACTGTGAAAGGCGGAAGAAGGTTTGtacgctgctcctcctcttgtgCGCCGTTGCCGCAGTATTACCGCGCGCCCGTCCTCTTCCCCTCCCGTGTGTGTTAATACTCTGAGCCGTTCTTGTCTTCCTGTGCCTCGTTCTCCTCCCATGTTTATGGTATGACGTTGGTATGTGTTggggtccattcacacgggcatgtgCTTATTTCAGCCCATGAAATACAGCGTTTTACTACATCGTTATATTCGTATTTTGTGTCTGCGCGGTTttatttttcttgtgttttcttttccacgtgttccaaaaaaaaagggggggggggaacgattgATTTcactttctccttttttttttttaccattgtctCCTGCCAACATGCGTAAAAGCAATAACCCTTCTGGCCTGGTGCCTTTTCCTTCTTCTGTGTCTGTGTTCTGATTGCCACATGTCAGCGTCCCCCTGTCCGCCCTTCTCCAGCGCTTGTGCTATGGCTGCTCGTTGGGAGTTTCCCTACCTTCGCCACAATGCGCATTATGGTTGCTGCGCGCCGCCCTCTCCCCTCTGTGCCGTTTTAGCGCGCTGCTGTCTCCTGCGTGTGCCTTTCCCCGCACCACCCTCTCCCGTGTGCCGTTTCCACGCGCCACCTTTTCCCCCTCCCCCGTGTACCGGTTCCGCGTGCCGACCTCTCCCCCTATCTCCCATGTGCTGTTTCCCCGGGCCGCCATCTTCCCCTCCCCTGTGTATTGTTTACGCGTGCCGGTTACGCGTGCCACCGTTTCCCCGCGCCGCCCTCTCCCCTGTGTGCCGTTTCCCCGCGCCGCCCTCTCCCCTGTGTGCCGTTTCCCCGCGCCGCCCTCTCCCCTGTGTACCGTTTCCCCGCGCCGCCCTCTCCCCTGTGTACCGTTTCCCCGCGCCGCTGTCTCCTCTCCTCCTTTACCTTTTATCTGTACTTTCTTCCTAGAACACGTTTGTCGGGTTGACCAATCTGGGAGCCACTTGTTACGTGAACACGTTCGTTCAGGTCTGGTTCCTGAACATGGAGCTGCGGCGAGCCCTCTACCTGTACGAGAACGCCTTGAGTGTGGTGAAGGCAGAAGAGTGCATCCAGGAAGATAAAGGTCTGCGGGAACACTTACTGGGGTCTTATATGAGGTTGGGGGTCAGGGGTCAGGACAAAGGGCAGCGAATCGTTTCTCCAATTCTCAGATTTTTCAAGTCAGTAGAAGACCACATTCATTGCCCCAACTTTGCAGACTATAAACCAGACCCGTGTGTCGGCCCACCGCTCGCCTCCCATCTCTTATTGCACACTTGGTAGGGGATACGGTCAGATCGCTTCACAGCTGCTTCATTTTCTATTCTGGAAGCATCGGAGCAATAAATAACTTCTCCCCGTGCGCCCTGATGGGAGGCGGCTGACTGGCGCCGCTCATCTCATGTGTTTTGGTTAAGCCTACAGAGCATTGTATGAGTCACAAGAGAGTTCTGTTATTCCCTATCACAAAATGTTGTTTTTCGATCGTTGTATCGGGGGACACGGCTGAAGACCGAGgttatagctgctgccactaggaggcagacaccaAGCTAAAAAAGTTAGCTATTTCTACCACTTATACCCCTCTTGCAGGCACCaagcttagtgtctgtaggaggcagacctcttcatTCACCGCTCGCCTTCTTGAATCTGGGAATACAAGGCTGGTACTAGACTCACCCTGTTACCCCACCATGGAGGGCAAACAGACTGGCGTTACCATTCTGTTGCCAGCCTTACTTAGAAGACAAGTAGGCACAGTCATCTGTTGGTTTGACCCTTACCCTCCTGAACTGGAGCACTTCCATCCTCTCTGAAGGTGGGCAAGTACAGGGGCGCACACTGTTGGAGTTCCTGGagcgatttttttgttttgtttccctCGCCGTGGGTGAGTATCTGACCTCCACCACACACTCTTCTTTTTATCCTTCCTCTCTTACTGCAACTAccatcatcaccaccacccaTGGCCAAcaacctcttcctcctgcttatTCCTGCATCCATGGATGAAACATCTAGTCCCCTTCCTTTGCGTCCATGGAACTAAGCAAATTGCTGTCATTCATTGACAACATAGAAGCGTATCCCCATCTGTCTATCATATGCTTTGCCACCCATTCAGAACACTACCAATTCATGGGCCTTCCATTCAGGTTGACCATGGCCCTAAGTGTTCACAAAGGTTTTGGCATCAGTGATGGCTCTCCTCCACTCCCAAGTGAATATTGTCAATCTATCTCGACAACCTCTTGGTGACGGCCCCGGCTCAGTCAGACAATCTGAGGAGTCTCCATATCACTCTAGCGTCCAGAGTCTGGAGACTGTCCTAGTTCGGGTGGGTCAACAACCATCCCATGTCTTCCTTCCCACCATCACAGCATCTCGACTGTCTGGGTCTTTCCTTCATCACGGCACGTGCCCGGGTCCTACACCCACCACAGAAATTACATCTTAAGGGCAGCTGCGCTTCCTGCAATCTCAGAGTCCTGTGTCCATTCATCACTGCATGAGAGGGCTGAGGCTGGTGAGCTCATCCTTTTATAGGCGGTTCCATTCGGCCCGTTTCACGCCTGACCTCTCCAGTGGGCCATTTACTCTCAGGGGGACAAATCTGGTGGCAGTAGCTCTACCCACGGTCTTAATCTGTGTCCCCCAATAATTGTGACTCTAGGGATTTTACagtaagtacaaaaatcttgttttgcaGTGATCACAGAATCTTCCCTTCAGCTCGGTGATGTTTATGGTGTCATGTGCTTACTTCCTAGAGTATGAACCGCAGACCATCTGTGAGCACCTGCAGTACCTCTTTGCTTTGCTGCAAAACAGCAACAGACGATACATTGACCCGTCGGGGTTCATCCGGGCGCTGGGGCTGGACACCGGGCAGCAGCAGGTGAGATCTGGGATTGTTGTATAATTGCTGCTCGTCGGGCATCGAGTCTCGCAAGACGAGTATGAATACGTTATTACGCTTGTATTTCTCATAGCCCTAAAGATGCCTGCACCATCATGGTATGTTCCTGCGGCTGGGAATACGGCTGATTTTCTGCATAGAAAAGCTTGCACTAATTACAATACAAGCTTTGTGGACGAggagaaaaaacaacaaaaacaaaaatctgcGTGCTCTTAaacaaaatccgcagcagaatggaCGTAGCGtgttgcagattttaaatctgaaCCTCAATTGATGCTGTATATTTTCAATGTGGATTCTACCTCTACAAATGAGGGGgggaatccacatcaaaatcgtcACCAATTAGTGTGGATTTTACCATACAAACAACAAAAGGTCAGCTCTCCTGTAACAGGTCCCGTGCGGGGAGAAGTCTCAGAGTAAGACTGGATGAATCCAAGGCAAGTGGGAACAGTGAAAATCCAGAACCAGGAACCTTGTAGACTAAAATCCTCCTTATTAGACATTGGTATTAAAATCTGCATACATAGAATAAGCCACCCCCAGGATATGCAGCGACATGTTTCGGACATCAGTCAGCCATGATTAAGGACTCATGTCAGTAATATGTTGGGGTGTATCCTGATAATGGCTTGTTCTATGTACTCTATGCTTATTTTAATAAGTGTCTAATGAAGAGGATTTTACGTCTACAAGGTGCCCAGTGCTGGGTTTTCACTGTTCCCATTTGAATTGGTGTGGTTGTGGTACAACCTTTCTGctgcaaaaaatctgcagtgttCCCAACCCGTGGAATATATACCCTTACTGCCCACACGCTCTGTGCATTCATCTCCTTATAGATAAGCCTTAGCAGTAGTTCTCCGGTTGAAGGAAACCTGTCgccacctatgagcaccataaagttATGGTGCCCATAGGGCAGATCCtgaggagtctggggatgtagCTTTTAGAGTTGCCCTGCTCCTTGTTTCTACCCTGTCGCCCATGGAAGTCGGCACCAGTGGACTCCTCTCTGCAGGCTGTGAGCACTTAGCCTTTTGAAGGAGCCTTAGTACTCAGCCTCTTCCTCAGGCTGTGACATCACGTTCGTTGGTCACAagtagagattagcgagcgtactcggaaaagcactactcgctcgagtaatttgctttatccgagtatcgctgtgctcgtccctgaagattcgggtgccgctgcggctgacaggtgagtcgcagcggggagcaggggagagagggagagaaagatctcccctccgttcctccccgctctcccctgcagctccccgctccgtgccggcacccgaatcttcagggacgagcacagcgatactcggataaagcaaattactcgagcgagtagtgcttttccgagtacgctcgctcatctctagtcacaaggcctttctgcagctcagtaCTATTGAAGTGAAGGGCACTGATCTGCAATATCAGCaccgccattatacaatgtatggcactgttcCTGGATACAATGATGCACCATAGTTCATTAAAACAGCCGTTTGGTAGGGATAATAGGAGTTAGAACACTATTGATGATGAGCTGTCGTGAAACTAAGTCTTCAAAAGAAGTCCCCAAAAACCCTTTAACACTTGTCACATGACCGCAGTCCAGCACATGAACTATGACCTAAATACACAACTCTGTTCCTAGTATAAAAAGTATATGTGTATTAAGATGAGCGTGCGGTGAGCCAACAGGCAATCGGCCATCTTTATTCTGGACCCGGACCCTAAAATCCACCTGTTTGAGTCAGCAGCCTTTAGTGTAGCATCTTGGATGTGGCTTCTGTCCATAAGACGTCTTATCTCTCCATTTGTAGGACGCCCAGGAATTCTCCAAGCTTTTTATGACTCTATTGGAAGATAAGCTATCCAGACAGAAGGAGCCTTACGTGCGAGACATCATCCAGAACCAGTTCTGTGGCCAGTACGCCTACGTCACCATGTGAGTACCACCGCTTCCAGCTGTGACCATAACATTGTGGGGGTAGACTGACATAAAGCTGCCGCTGCAAGAAACCTGAGAGTCGCAGATTGTATTGGATGTTTTATCCATATTTACAGGATCTCTTCCGAGGGAGCAGCAAGTATTTCTATAAGTGGTGGCCTCACAACTTCCAGCTCATTGACCCCATCTCAGTGCTGTAGTGAGGAGTTTGAAGCTGGTTGTGTAAATGAGCCCCCCACTTGGGATACTGGTTATCTGCTCATGTATTCTATTACATCTGATCTTGGAGACAGCAGCTGAGGTTGTCTTAAGATACCTTCACAGGGGGCAATTATTGCTGGAAACGGCCAATTCGTGCGATGATTGTCCTGTGTGCAAGCGATCACTGACAGGGCACCAAGCGACAAGTACCTCACATGTTAAAGTTGCTTTCTTTTTAGCATAACTAAAAACTAAGCGGCTGTCGGCCCgtataaacaggagtcactcagtCTTTCTTAGAGAATGTCTGTTTGCATTGATTGGAGGCGGACAGAACAATCTCTGGCCCGCTCCTCCaccattcacagaacgactattgCTCTTGTGTAAATAGTCGCTGGgatagtcattccatgtaaaggtGCCTTAACCCGACAAAGAGaaatatcacatctgtgtttcCATATTGGGCATTGCCTATAGTACATGCCATGTGTTCCTGGTGGCTGTTGGTCCCTCCTCTCCGATACACCACCTCTTATGTCTTCTCTCTTCCTTGTGTTGTAGTTGCAGCCGCTGCGGCCGGGAGTCTAAGTTGGTCTCTAAGTTTTATGAGCTGGAGCTGAATATCCAAGGCCACAAGCAGCTGACGGACTGCGTCACAGAGTTCTTAAAGGTAGTACTACCTCTTGTGCAGTTACTTCTATGCGCGTTTGCTCCGCTCTCCCTTTCTTCATCGCCATGTTACTCTTCTGACAGGAGGAGAAGTTGGAAGGAGACAATCGATACTTCTGCGAGACGTGTCAGAGTAAGCAGAACGCCACACGGAAGATCCGCCTGTTAAAGCTGCCACCCACGCTCAACCTGCAGCTCATGCGTTTCGTCTTCGACAGGTGCTGTGACGGTTGCGGCAGCGCCATTCTGTATGTGTCTCGTGCTTTGTTCAGTTCTGGTGACGATCGCTTTACTTTCTGCAGGCAAACTGGGCACAAGAAGAAGCTGAACACATACATCGGCTTTGGTGAAACCCTGGAAATGGATCCATTTCTGGAGCAAACAGGTTTGTTAATGTCGTGTTATGGAGCCGGAGGAAGGAaaataactagtgatgagcgagcatactcgctaagggcaattgcttgatcgagcattgcccttagcgagtacctgccgctcgagagaaaaggttcggctgctggcgcgggtgacaggtgatttatggcagtgagcaggggggagagggagagcgagatctccccgccgctccctgcccgccgccggcagccaaaccttttctctcgagcaggcagatactcgctaagggcaatgctcgatcgagcaattgcccttagcgattaTGCCCACTCATCACTAAAAATAACCTTAACCCTTGTTGGTCATTAGATGCCTTTCGGATTCCTGATATCTAGCAGAATATTATAGTAGTAAAGTGTCACGTTTTGAACCTGTTTTCGACTGTATAACATAAATGGGCGTTGTGGTTGTGAagagtgtatggagcgggctcagtaACTGGGTTTTCAACAGCTGGCAGCAGCTGTGATCAGATTTAGCCCCAAATGCAGCCATTATTTAGATCCTGTGGTCAAACGCGATGCGAACATGAGCTGCTGATGCTTTAGCATGGCAGCCTTACATGATTGCCTAGTAAGCCTGGCTTATGGGAGAATTTAATAGGCAACAGAAAACGTATCATATACAGCAATACCAAAGTATTACAATATATAGTACAAATGGTTACACGTTCTAAATAGAAatgtaaaagaacaaaaaaagtttaaaaaaaaaaaaagttcaaaaaaactcCTTTACCCCTTTATTCAATTAAAAATAATATAAACAATGCGAAAAACATATTACTGTGTTCATAGAAGTCTGAGCTGTAAACCTATCACGCCATTTATCCCTTACAGTGAACACTGTTAAACAGCAAGTATCGCAttctgtgtttgttttttcttttttctttttttttttttttgttacatcccCAAAaggctaaataataaaaaaaaaaaagttattgagttatatgtactccaaatgGTACTAAGACTACAGCTCATACAACACAAAATGAGCCTAATTGGTGAAAAACGTAAAacattatgggtctcagaatattaCGACATGAaagcaatatttaaaaaaaaatgttataaagtacTAAAACTATTAAGAATTTGGGTATTTCCTTAACTGCACTAACCATCAGAATAAAGTGCACTATCAACACTGTTTAAACTGAAACCCAATAGCGGATGTAACTATATAATTCTATGTTGTGGTCCCTTGGTCTATCCAGGTAGTTACAGGACTGCACTGATTGGTCCTGATTTTATTGTCCTTTTTCTCCAGACATTAAATATGCGTATGAGCTGAGTGCTGTCCTCATCCACAGAGGGGTGAGCGCTTACTCTGGCCATTACATCGCCCACGTGAAGGACCCGCAGACCTCCGAGTGGTACAAATTTAATGATGAAGAGATAGAGAAAATGGAAGGAAAGAAGCTGCAGCTAGGAATCGAGGAAGAACTAGGTAAAGCCTTTGCGTTGTGAGTGACTTTTACCACCACCTCTGGCAGACTGGATGAGTTTCTTGCATTGCTTTGTGTACGGCTGTGTCCGGGAGCAGATTGTCATAGAGGTGTTTCTACGTGTTGCTATACCATCGTGTTCGTTACAAGAAGTTCTGAAAtgttctgtgctgctgggaactaaTTCCACTTCTGGCCTTCCACGAGGTCATCACATTCTTCTGCTAAAATACTTGATCAGCTGTATTCTCATTTGgctatgtacagtatattggtTTTGCTGTCTCCTACCTGGAATACAAGTGATGGGCATTAAGCGGTCCCCGACTCTCCCCAGGCAGGGATATAGACGTGTTTCTTCTCTGCTTATTGCATTATGTATCATTACATGCGTGTAATAATTGAGGTCTGTCATTTTTATCTGTTCCCTTTGTTAGCAGAGCCATCTAAAGCCGCAGCACGTAAACCCAAGTGTGCGAAGGGCATCCACTGCTCTCGAAATGCCTACATGTTGGTGTATAGGTTGAAGATAGAAAAGATGGAGAATGTGGACAGTGAGATTCCAGGTGAGTTCTGTTGGATCTAACCTGACCTGTCGCCTCAGTCCCTGTGATAGTAGTGGATCAATGTAAGGGCCCTTTAACACAAAGTGAGACACGGCCCTTTATAATGAGCACCAGTCAACAAATAGCATGTCGATTGGAGTTCATTACTGCTGTTCGTACCGGCAGAGGATTGCTGCTGGTCTAGACGAACGGTCATTACTATAAGCATTTGTCCCCATAGTTAGCAGCACAGCTCCCTGCTTATATATGGGGAGATATGATGCTAACGAGATCACTTTTATGCTGGCATTAGAGATACTACAGATGGCCCAATATCCGTGCCTGATCCTTGGCCTGCGTGAAAGGGCCTTAAATCTAgccataaacaaaaaaaattaagatttggGGTTTCGTAACGCtataatccacagcaaatctgcatacAAATTGTGGTGTAAAGTTACACCTTGTGAAAAGGCACCTTTTAAGAGCCTTTTATGCAGACAGAGGATTGTGAACGAATGTTCTTTCACCTGATTGGCTGCTCGTATGAAGATGTCGGCGATCACCCAACAAATACACACTAGTTGGGTGATTGCGTTCTTTATGCAGAACCAAAAATCATCTTGTGGCCAGCACGTCCCTGTGTAAACAACGATGTGATGCCAGCATATCTCCAAATGATTGTACACTCCATCATTCAGGCACGTATAGTAGTCCtaatcgctacatgtaaatgCAGCTGACCCGGGCCCGACCGACTTGCAGAACTGTCTATTAGGGCTCGTTTAAGGCAGTCACTCGGTCAGTGTTAAAGGACTCTTTGGGCATACGAACATTTGCCAGAAAATCCTTTTTGACCCATTATTATCCGGCTGCATAAAAATACCCACAATCAGTCGATGAACGAACAAACcctcatttgtcagctgattgttatattttgtgcatgcatagaAACGCTCACTTGTGGACGGCATTGATTCTCGTGTAAGCAGGAAGGTGTGAATGTAATATGAATATAGCAGATGATCCTAGGATCGCTTGTTCGTCTCCCCATCCTCTGCTGCATGTGAACGGCCAGACCCCACAGCGATCAGCATGTTACTGTCCAATGACACTTGTTTAAAACGGGCAAGAAGGCCCTTAGTGTTAGTCCGACCCTCGCTGATGTCGGGTGGAGCGCCGCAGCTCCTCACTATCACCCTTGTTCTCCGCTCTGCTCATCGGCTCTTTCCCTTACTGTAGTTTTCCTCCAGAAATTGGTGGAGCTGGATAACTGCAAATTTGAGGAGTGGTGCGTGGAAATGGCGGAGATGCGAAAGGAGAGTGTGGATAAAGGGAAAGCCAAGCATGAAGAGGTGAAGGAGCTGTACCAGAGGTTACCTGCAGGAGCTGGTCTGTAAGATATTTTATTACTTCCATACATAGCGTGATATAAGCTGTTATTATATATGATGTCAGGCTGTGATGTAGATAATGTGCGGGAGGCTCCTTTATTACTGATGGGTAAAGGAGTCTGTGAGAACATAATTACTTTTCACTTCCCATCCCTACGGATAGGAGGGTACAAGTTTTGCCCCCAGACCGCACTATATAGGCTTAATGCGGCCACAGTAAGGGGCGTTCATGTTGTCACATTGGCCATGAATTCTTGCTGCGTAGAGTGCAAGAACCCACGAACACTGCGGTAATGTGACATCACATGGGCGACCTTTACCCTCTGGCCAGGGCAAATTCGTACATGTTGTCCTATTGGTATGTTGGTTCTTTTCCCGTTTTGTGCTTACCTCAGGGTCGATCATTTTGTATACCATGTGATCTTTTTAGCGCAGTCGTGTTCTTTCGTTAGCCCGCACATCTTGTAGATGACTGATTCCATACACTTGTAGACTTAATGGTGGTTTCTATACATTTGCAAACTTGCTTGATGACTGTTTCTGTACATTTTTGTTGACAATGTCTTGATGACGGTTTCTATTGTTGGCGGCATTGTTACATTTTACACTCTTGTGTTCTGCTTCTCGGTAGATGATGCGTACGAGTTTATTCCTCTTGAATGGCTCCAGAAATGGCTGGATGAATCCACCCCAGCCAAACCCATCGACAATTCTAAATACCTGTGTACTCATGGCAGGTTACATCCTGACAAAATCTGTCTCATGAAAAGAATCTCCGAGTACTCGGCTGGGGTCTTCTTCCAGAGATATGACGGCGGGCCGCGTCTAAAAGGTGAGCAGTTGTAGATGGTTATAGATATGTTGGTCGCTTTGCTTGTGCGAAACTGCAAGACGCTGTATCTGTAAAGGGGTATGGGATTAAAGGGAGTTTCCAGCTCAAAAAATTAATTGGTGGTCTACTGGTGACCCCTTCCAGGCCATTGTTGTGTACGgaacaggaagcagatggctccatacattgtgcaatgGCCCTGCATGGTAATGTAggcataactcccattcacttcagtaagcTATACCTTCAGTACCACTGCAGGACCTGTGTAGCTTTCTGCTGTGTACATCATGACAGCAGTCAGGTCAGGCaagcagctgatcggcggggtccCAGACGATGAACTTCCTGCCAAACATctgttgacctatcctgtggagctggaaaacccctttaacagctagGCACATGGTTACTCTGATTATGTGTCTCCAGGTTTTTCAACAGGtcacttgttaaaggggttgtctcacgacaGTCAATACTTGGAATGTGCAGGCTGAGTGTCCTGAAGTGTATGACGGTGGAGAATGGGTATGTGCACCTCTGCTCCATTTAACTTCAGTGGGACTGGCAGAGATCGCTGATTCGCATGCACGTCCTCCACTACCGCACACTTAAGGACGCTCTGGGGCTTCATTCCAGGTTTCTGCTGTCTTGAGACATCCCTTTTAATATGCTTTCTTTGTAGTGCTTTTTGTTGAGAGGCCAGAGCTCTCCCCATAGGATCAGTGAACACCTACGTGTGGGATTATACACATATGACAAGTAGCGCCTCTGCTGCAGCTGCCATCCCAAAAAATCTATAGGGCAGAGCTGTCCGAAAAGTGGTATTAGGCCTCATAACAAAACCCCATACAGCATGGCTTAGAAATGTAAGAAGGGCTTCCTTGCCTGTATCCCCCATGGTAAGCCTAGCTCTCTGTGACCACTCGGTGTTATCGGGCCACTGAGCTTCACAGCAAAGTGAAAAAAGATCTAGTTGACTGCTATAGCAGTCATCATAGGGGTACAAAGAGAAACAAG
Coding sequences within it:
- the USP48 gene encoding ubiquitin carboxyl-terminal hydrolase 48 isoform X1 → MAPRLQLEKAAWRWTESVCPEEVTQEHIEIAYRVRLEPCVRGLCRRNCKGNPNCLVGVGEHVWLGEIDENSFHNIDDPNCERRKKNTFVGLTNLGATCYVNTFVQVWFLNMELRRALYLYENALSVVKAEECIQEDKEYEPQTICEHLQYLFALLQNSNRRYIDPSGFIRALGLDTGQQQDAQEFSKLFMTLLEDKLSRQKEPYVRDIIQNQFCGQYAYVTICSRCGRESKLVSKFYELELNIQGHKQLTDCVTEFLKEEKLEGDNRYFCETCQSKQNATRKIRLLKLPPTLNLQLMRFVFDRQTGHKKKLNTYIGFGETLEMDPFLEQTDIKYAYELSAVLIHRGVSAYSGHYIAHVKDPQTSEWYKFNDEEIEKMEGKKLQLGIEEELAEPSKAAARKPKCAKGIHCSRNAYMLVYRLKIEKMENVDSEIPVFLQKLVELDNCKFEEWCVEMAEMRKESVDKGKAKHEEVKELYQRLPAGADDAYEFIPLEWLQKWLDESTPAKPIDNSKYLCTHGRLHPDKICLMKRISEYSAGVFFQRYDGGPRLKAESLCKDCVVERCRVLRLKNQLNEDYKTIANLVKVTVNSGEGFWIGKASLRRWRQLATEQLGQHQEDEFDQGDLKINGSVEKKEELLETKREDDADTGFNEDIVCQHGCLCTSESERRLISDVAWFKLKEYFPTTPEFRHNQEPCCQCQILEREGERNDALHKKMANDQKLALSNLFQDKNRPSGGSWPQETSELYIVSQFFVEEWRKFIRRPTKCGPVQSLGNSLLLCPHGGLMFSFSTMTKEDSKLIALLWASEWDVIEKHFIVDRTIKITRTTVTADSGVATLYVSEPELCPECREGLLCQQERDLREYAQATIYVHKVVDNKKVMKEAAPELNVSSSDPEDEKDEPLPEGENDPDFSQANGAAKRQKVSIQGQVSYQKQGIRRSTRHRKVRGEKALLVSANQTLKDLKIQIMHAFSVAPFDQNLSLDGKVLNDDCATLGSLGIVPDSVILLKADEPIADYAAMDDVMQVCMPEEGFKGTGLLGH
- the USP48 gene encoding ubiquitin carboxyl-terminal hydrolase 48 isoform X2, yielding MAPRLQLEKAAWRWTESVCPEEVTQEHIEIAYRVRLEPCVRGLCRRNCKGNPNCLVGVGEHVWLGEIDENSFHNIDDPNCERRKKNTFVGLTNLGATCYVNTFVQVWFLNMELRRALYLYENALSVVKAEECIQEDKEYEPQTICEHLQYLFALLQNSNRRYIDPSGFIRALGLDTGQQQDAQEFSKLFMTLLEDKLSRQKEPYVRDIIQNQFCGQYAYVTICSRCGRESKLVSKFYELELNIQGHKQLTDCVTEFLKEEKLEGDNRYFCETCQSKQNATRKIRLLKLPPTLNLQLMRFVFDRQTGHKKKLNTYIGFGETLEMDPFLEQTDIKYAYELSAVLIHRGVSAYSGHYIAHVKDPQTSEWYKFNDEEIEKMEGKKLQLGIEEELEPSKAAARKPKCAKGIHCSRNAYMLVYRLKIEKMENVDSEIPVFLQKLVELDNCKFEEWCVEMAEMRKESVDKGKAKHEEVKELYQRLPAGADDAYEFIPLEWLQKWLDESTPAKPIDNSKYLCTHGRLHPDKICLMKRISEYSAGVFFQRYDGGPRLKAESLCKDCVVERCRVLRLKNQLNEDYKTIANLVKVTVNSGEGFWIGKASLRRWRQLATEQLGQHQEDEFDQGDLKINGSVEKKEELLETKREDDADTGFNEDIVCQHGCLCTSESERRLISDVAWFKLKEYFPTTPEFRHNQEPCCQCQILEREGERNDALHKKMANDQKLALSNLFQDKNRPSGGSWPQETSELYIVSQFFVEEWRKFIRRPTKCGPVQSLGNSLLLCPHGGLMFSFSTMTKEDSKLIALLWASEWDVIEKHFIVDRTIKITRTTVTADSGVATLYVSEPELCPECREGLLCQQERDLREYAQATIYVHKVVDNKKVMKEAAPELNVSSSDPEDEKDEPLPEGENDPDFSQANGAAKRQKVSIQGQVSYQKQGIRRSTRHRKVRGEKALLVSANQTLKDLKIQIMHAFSVAPFDQNLSLDGKVLNDDCATLGSLGIVPDSVILLKADEPIADYAAMDDVMQVCMPEEGFKGTGLLGH